The Aethina tumida isolate Nest 87 chromosome 5, icAetTumi1.1, whole genome shotgun sequence genomic sequence TGGTTTTCACACGCAAAATAGTTACATTACGTCAAAAATGTCATTCTTATCTATTTGATAACTAATCTAATCAGTTTATATGTGCGAATATCAGAAAAATGTAAGTATTgtctaacaataaataactatatcaGATTTCTTACGTAATCGATTCATGTGGTGGTTTGTTTGTGTTACCATGGAATTCTCTCtgatacaaacaaattttagaaCGCCTCTTGTTTATTTGTGTTCTGTGTTTAGAAAGTGCAGTTAGCTGAAAACATGGATTGGAAAGGCACAGTTACTGCCGTTTCCGAAAATGTTTTCCCCGGTATTTCTAAGAAAATCGACGAAGAATTATATGGTGAGcgttatttttgttgaaaatttttcaattaatttataactatttcAGGGTACGAAGTAATGTCGAATTTGCCTTTGCAAATGTCCCTTTACTTCAACGTGATATTTGCACCTTTGTGGTGTATTCTGATAATACTTTTTCTTAACGAAAATGTTGGTACTACCAAAGCCGCACaatttcctttaatttattatctatttgcAGTTTCAATTATACAcggaattatataaattcataataataacaatcatCGTAACAATTTTCGCAATAGAAGTACTAAGACTGTATTTGGGATACGAAGGGAACCTAAAGGATAAAGTGGAGATATTACAATCAACAAGGCAAAcgtactaataattaattgttttaggtTCCTGAACTGGCAGGTTTTTGGATGTTGTCGGTTTTATTGCAGTTTCCACTGCAAATGTTTCTACTACTTAATCCGTTTTTCGGATTGAACGTTGTAGAAGTGGTGGCGCAAGGTTTGATGTGTTTGCTGCTGTGCTTGCAGCTGATTTTTGGCTATCTGGCTCTGAAATATACGGCATTGCAACAGGCTGCTTATTTCAGGATTATGAAGTGTAAAAATTTGGACACTTTTAAGTACAaagttagttaataaaatgtgctggATTTGtgtatcattaatttattgaaaatatctaCATACAAGtagaagaaatattgaacgatgtatattatatatgtattaagaCGTTTTAACGAGCTAAAGCTAATCTcatctcaaaaatatatttttctatgtttctaaaccaataaaatcgTATTgaaaacagtattttaatgtatttaattctGCAAATAAGCAAATAACGAGGAAGAGTTGAACCTACTCCTAAAATCACTccgttgaagaagaagaataaaacgtaagttttttattcaaacatcTTCGTATATAATTTTGTCGACTACccaatattgaaaaacatttagatattttctttcaaaacgTTCCCGTGCGAGTCTTCAACgactaaaagaaaatttgaatcgCACACGTCTATCGGACACTCTTGCAACGTGAAGAACGTCTTAAATATCTTCCCCTCGTAAGTCCAATCCATTAAGACGGTTTCGTTTTTCTGGTCCCTAATTTCGATCACTCTGATTCCTGCTGTTGACTTGATAAATTTCGACAATGGGTCGTAGGTCAATTTGTATTTGCCCGATTCGTCCTGATTCGTGTTGAACcacctaaaaatattagaaacatgttttgttgtgttttattgttatttaaaagtacctatgataaaatagtaatacaGCACAGCTTTTGTTGAGATGTGTATCATCAGTCTCATcgtatttcataataatactGAAGTCCTTCTTTTTCGTCTCTTTCTTGAGCCTCTCCGATAATTTTTCTGATTCGAATTCCTCCTTGAATTCGATTTTGTTCTGGTAAGCTTTGGAAATGTCCTTAGACGAATTGCCTTCGATTACCGTGAACACTTTGTAGATGTCGTCGAATCCTCGGCCCATAATTCCTTCTTTCGTGTGGCCCAGGTTGAATGTGTGGTACAGTTCGTGCAAAACCGAACCCAAAGTTGTTGAGAAACACGCTCCGTATGTTCCTCTataaaaacatcttttttattttctttatactgtattatttatatttagagaAGGCAATCAAAAgctggttttaattaatgtgatgATTGATCATATTGCCACACAATTTATCGTACGTGAGttgaataatattgttataaattattattaggaaGAATGTATTTGTTCCAACTTCTTGTATTCATCCCTATACATTAGTTTTATACATCACGTTGAATTTTATCATCAACatattgcaattaaaattcacatatATCGAAGATATGGACGTGTAAACTATAATGCTTcgatatattaaaagtttattattttgaggAGCGTATATCTTATCTATCTTCTGAAATTCatctttttacatttaatttaataaattctgtgTCAATAtggaagaatataaaataaatcacctATAACAACTGTCATCTAAAAATTGAATCCTATCAACGGGAGTTGCATCCTCAAACTTATCGACAACATCCTCAAAACGTTCTGGCCAAGTGTGCAAACAGGCGGTGCCGAAAAGGGCCAAACCTCCACCACCTAGTGCGACATATCCATCAGTTATTCGCACCAGGTCGTCGTGGGTTTTCAACGACGAATTGTACTGGTCTCCATTATACCAACTGCATGACAAGAAGGCGAGATACTTCTTCTTGGTGTCGCCGATTGAGGAGTTCATGATCTCCCTGCCGAAATGCTCCCACAGTTGTTCGCCAGTCATTTTCCTAGCCTCCAGATAGTTCAAACCGCTTTGGAAGACGTCGCATTGTGGCTGGAGCTTGAAAGTTTTCCTTCCCAAGTTGTTCTCGTAGAGTTTCTCTGCAGTGACGCACTGCAGGAGTTTCGATGCCAACAATATTCTTTTGCATGCGCTTTCGATGGTGTTGTTCTCCTGTTTGGGCGCTTGAAATTTTCCGTCGTGTCCTTGGCAAACTATGTACAAAGGTTGGACACTATAGACGGACTTATTGTCttgataattcaaaataaacctGACGGATTTTGAACAGTAGGTCAAGCTTAATTCGTTTTGGCCGTGTTGAAGTTCgagaataaatttgaatttgttgttGATGATTTTAGCACGTTTCGATGAGGTATTGTTGTTAGTGAGACGGACGTATTCGTCTACGACTAGACAAGTCGGAGAGCCTTCTTGGTCTATCGTTCcgataagttttattattgggTAGGAGACGGATTCTTCGTTTTTGAAATTGCTGATTTTTATGAGGTGGCTACAATCATTCTAGaaaataaatactcaattagaattcatatattgaatattggtTGCTTAGATATGTTTCTATTGTTTAGATCTGTTTAGAGAGtggtttaagtattttaaaaaaaaatagtactaCCGCATACTAGAAGTATgtgtttaaattagaaattaatacaGAGCCATCTCTCTATATATTTcgtaaaaatatagtttcctGTTTTGGTTGTCGTCTATATTACTAGACTTGCCACAAGGTGGCGCTGGGCGTATTAAACCtgacaaaatttttactttcgCCTACTATTCGATATGCAAATATacataacctaacttaacaaAATTCGTAAACGTTCGAATCGTCTACGATAATggcaatattataaaaacatgcaGAAACGTGTCTGaacttaaaattagttatttattggGATTTATTTTACCATGGTTTTTGTGTGCGAGGAATTAACTAACACAATAACGAAAGGGTGAATGTGAAACACACTAAATTCATGGCGGgggtttcaaataaaatttgggagggttaaataatttataaatatattcgttGACGAAAACGGAAACAATAAAACAcctgttaaataattcatagtgGAATtgatagtgttaattaaatttattaagacatatgtaaaatttgatgaacagaccgaataaaaatttaaatggttatAAGTTAAAAGTTGActtgataaaaattgaattaaattaattttgtcttcAAGCTAAAAGTTCAATAAAGTTCAACAACGCCGAAGCTAATTAAATTCAAGGTACTGTATTAATTATCACTGcgaataacatatttatttaatattatcattttattttgactacattgaattaataaattacattctaATATAATTACGAATAATCTCTGAatacatttgtttttttaagtgtttttCGATTTCAGCTGTCgcaaatcattatttttttgttcttaaattaaaaatcaaaaaagcgACAAGAATTCTTGATTGACATTATTGCAACAATCTCTTGATATTCAAACGTCGGATTTTGATTCGACCTTTAATTCTTCGATTCAGTTTAAACACGGTCACGGCTGTCTCCGTAATTAGCGATAAAGCCGatcgaaaaaattaaaaatggaaaacgaAAATCGATCGACGCCGGATCCGTCATGTTCTAATGAAAGTATCGGTGGGCCACCTTTACACACGCCGTCTGACATTGAAGGCGGACGGTTTGCGTAATCCGTGCACACACTCTATGTACtttgaaaaatttagtaaCAGCTCGTCGCCAAATCAGGTCAATCGATTCCTTCCTCGGACCTTGACACACACAACTATCCAACTATCTTTTGTCATCTAACTAGATATATGGCCTGGTCAAAATTTTCGTCACTTCTTTCACGTACGGCATATTCCATCAAACCTATCGGACGATTCCAgtcgttatttaaatttaaaatatacttgtttctaaacaattttgaatttttaaggtGAATTACATCCCAAATGATCGCAGAAAGTGTTTTTTTTACCAAAGGAGATTCGGATGAAGCCTCGTCAGTGTTTGTGGtgtattagttttatatatggTGAAGTTAAATAGTTGGGGAATTTGTTAACTTTAGTTATGGGAGGGACTGATTAGTAATCGAAagactttttaatttcttatttgattatgtaaaaatatctaGGtagttgcattttaaaatagatattaaagttacaaatttatacacaATCGAACTTCGATAACTCGAACTATGATTTGCCTAAAAAAAATTCGAGTTATCAAGACTTcaagttattatataaaatacatacatagaaAGTTATAACTGTGTATATGTCATGTACGTATGAGTTAAGCTAGATGTTACAAAAGATACTGCTAAAATAcactatttatcaaaaataacattttgaaacctataaaatatgtaatacgtaatacaattattattaccattattatgtattatattatgtaaaatttttattttaatgcagaTATTTGTGCTTGacgaaatgatttttattttcattttataaaaaagctgCGATTTTACCATTTCAATagcttttttttatatttttttataagggGAAAGTCAGAGACAGAAAACCCCCCCGGGTACCGATCCTAAAGATCACAACCCAGATGGATAACGCATACGTGTAAACGTATGCGGGTAAGCTGAACCAGAAGACTAAAGCTGACGTAGACGCCAGCCCACTGTCAACTGGTTCGAGAAGAACAAGTCCAATCTGAAGAAGATCGGAGATCTTCCTGGGGATGGATTGGACTTGCAGGtgttggatccgttagctccccactaccactggcttgtggagcggtctGAGCCCCAagaccacgacaaggtggatccgTCCTGGGGATTTCAATAGCTTTGTCAACATTTTTACCATAGTAGGGGTAAtctttaagacatttaattggaaaaccCCTTAGTAAAAGTAAGTActatcatttaaattcaaatattttgcccTGGacgaattatcaaaaattattgaagttcGACTTATACAAGTTcgactataatttattatgttttactgAAATGCAGTTTAACTTCGATTAGTCAAGTGGTTGGCAATAgagttaagaaaaaatatttgtaatttttatttaataattccaatTTGTACAACTAGAATGTCTTGATAAATGGAATAGACTATTTGGCACTAAATTCCActcaaattattgaaagacCCCTAATTCCGTTGTAAACCGTTTGATTTTGATGAGTTGTTCACCAtctttatttaagtaataattgagaataggttaattttttgaaaaaaatctctcaagaatatcaatataataaaaggcgtcaattttataaagtggTCATATTAGTTCCTCTAATGACTTATAAAAAAGtggtatgtaatattttaataatatagaaaatagtaaaattcttttgaaaatgaatttatccCTTCTATTCAATCAAACTGCGTTTTATCTTTTTCCATGTGTAGtttgtgataattaatttttttctggtaAGAAAtagtttagatattaaaatttgaatttatttttactatgatattttttaaacattgacatgaattttttaaacaatatttcaagtataaaaaaattcattttacatagaattttatgtacatataaaaatgtgaaaatgtacGATGTATCACAGTTAAAATCACAAAGTTAATGTCACTTCTGGTAAAaagcacaatttaattttaaaggtttataAGGCATAATCAAAAAACATATTCGCTTCTTGTAATTTACCCATATTCAAGCCATATTCTTTTTAGGGAAAAAAACTCATTTTGAGACaattttttgtctaatttttgacaccaaattttaataaaaatattctgtaaaaacaaaaatttccaCAAAGAACCcaaaaaaattttgtgttcaaaaataaattaattatttaaatgattatcttTAATCggtaaattataaagaaaaattgaatttttcagaTGACATGTTGAAGATATGAGTCTTAATGAGTCAAAATTTTTTCCTTGTaagaaatagtttaattactaaatttactaatttttaaacaatatttcaagTATACATGTATTCATTTTACTaggaattttatgtatatcgacatggattttttaaacaatatttcaaatatacaaaaatttattttactcagAATTGtatgtacatattaaaaatgtgaaaatatgcGAAGATCGCAGTTAAAATCAGTTCTGGTAAAAagcacaaattaattttaaaaatttataaggcATAATCCAAAACTCATTTTGAGACAATTTTTGACCCTTTGTGGTAAAAAGTAGTtcattacaaacattttaaaaaagaacggtccaaaataacataattctataaaaatattctataaaaccaaaaaatttcCACAAGtgactaaaaaaaaatttgtgtacaaaaataaatatgtgtcaaatgaaattattcatgaaaatttccATAGAGAAACAGAATGGACTGGTTGATTTGATTCAATCGAAAAGTCCCATCATCGCGAAACCAGAAACTACGATTTAAAACGTAGTAATAGATAATAGACAAGAACGGATTAATCTGGTTGCGAGAGAAAGGTTATCGGATTCGGTTTCGAATAGTGCAACAGTGCGTTTTCGAAAGACGCACAATCGTAAATCGTCAAAGACATTTTCGATTAtcgaatattattgttttgcaGTTGCATCGAACGTAAACATTATTGTTGGTGTTTGTGCGTTATGCTCTTTTTATCgcgttgttgttgtttgtaaTTGTCCGGAAAAAACTGGATGGGTTTTTAGCGATTTCGAAATGTTACTGTCGGTTATGTTGTGAGCATACCTGAGGTTTTTAAGATGGAATCAGATCAATGGGTCAGGGGTAGGAGCGTAGTCAATGTCACACGGATCTTTCGAAGTAAACTAAAagcaaaatacataaataagcGATAAAACACGCGAGAGAAAAATatcggtattaaatttttttcttcgcGTATTAACATACAATTTATGTTTGTATTGGTGAATTAACATCGCAAggttaatgtattaattaaaacgtgtTAATTAGTCGAGATGTAATTGCACCAATTAACATTCCCGgcaccttttttattttttgttttcgtattgTTTATTGCGTTCCTAATAATAAGGGGGATCAGACAAATTGCGGTGCAATGACTTTTCTAGTTGCACGCGTCCATTATCtgtttgattgattgattggacgcgtaatatatattttgtttatcggTCGTAAAAAAATACGTTCTAAAATTAGAATTGTTTAAACAGTTGGCGcctattttgtaaattaattctagGTCAAAAATGTCGACTAGAAAAAGGCGGTGTATTATTAGTGTTTCATTATGTTAAGAGTGTATGGAAAAGATCTCCTTAAACTTGACAAATGGTAAAATTTGTCGATTGCGCAAGACCCGATGTTAAAATCTCgacgaataatttataattttaagtagtcGCGTACAAAATGCCAAGGTTATGCGTCTAGTatcaaagaaattttgttaatattttttgaaatgctGCAGTTGGGCAACAATAGATCGAATTTTGAAGGTTGCTGTTACATGTCTGGTTTTCCACGATCGAAACTATACGTggaatatacagtagtggccataattataggaaTTTTGctactgaaatataattttattctttaaaaaactactgtatattgttgatttttcattaaacgTTTAAAGACATCATTTTGGAAGATTCAATTATcggttttagaaaaatattctaccaaattttttttttgtatcgtGTGTTTTTTATTCCTTTCTGTTTCagctaaaacaaaattgtgcaacttaaagttttaaactttaaataagtGCTGTGGCAAATTAGTCTAGCCCAATTGATGAGGTTTTAAGAgggaaatttttttttttcttagtcAAACACACAAACAAAAAGAATGTAATGACTAAATcggaattattttagtttatgtcAGCATTTTTGTAAACCAAAACATTAAGGTATTTTTCGATTAATgtataatgattaatttactatttatattaatgttaattaagttactgttttacacatttataaatttaataatgtattttctttGAGATACTAAATTCTCTGAgataataaatgtcaaaaaacagcaatttattaaaatatattaaaaatatgtgttgtagtatttaaattggatataactatacagggtgattcacccAACATATCCATTAGAAATTTACGGTGAACGAAAAaaggtattgatttgaaatatttatagcaattacaacttgacttgaactacttttttaatttatttttgaacaaaatttaacttcCGGCTAtgcctttaatatttttaatgaaataccctatatatttttgaattttttaattctacatttaattaaaatggctataatattgttatataccTAAAtctaatagtttttgagttattaatcttttttcaaaaatttggacagattgatggtctaactaaaatgtctgtaaagctACCAATAAAGTTTACTTTTGGCATACATGGTTAAAGAACCTTCATATAAGAAGTCTTTATTAGTAtccctaaattttatacttacttacgtttaattttgtgcatcttaagaaatcaataattttacaataaaagagaaaataaatatcaaaaatccgcaatttattaaaatatattaaaaacatgtgTTGTAGTATTTAAACTGGATGTCACTATACCGGGTGATTCTtccaacatataataataatataatttttatagcaattataacttgacttaaactacattttaatttattttgaatataagtttatttttggcatacatGGATAAAGAACCTTCATGTAAGAAGTCTTTATTAGTATTCCTAAATTTGATACAGGGTGTTCATTactttcgtttaattttgtgcatcttaAGAAATcactaatttttgttattttctaaGGAATCATGTTtatgttttagcataattaaTGGGATTGGTTGAAAGATTGaagtatcaataattaattagttttgtcTGTCTCTAGGAGAGATGAAAGAAGATCGAAATTATAAAagagaaattatataatacaaagtatcaatgttacatatttagtcaataaaaattcctttcaaGCTTGTTGCATCAACACAATTCAAAAAACATATTACAGAATTTTTAGAGGACAGTACAAAACAAccttagtaaattaatattattttaacatttcccattaaataaaacagtaacgatgataatattaaaaaagttgctataataatgatcaGTACTGTAGGTGTTAATAAAACGCAACGCGGACAACCTCATTGCGAATTGAAAAAGGCGTGCGAcggtttttgaaaaataattacgcCTCCCCAAGGCTTTCCACTcaataaagtatattaaaaccaGTGAACTCCGTTGAACTGTGTATCgactacaaataaatatcgATAATTATTACAGAAATGACAACATTATTACATAtgcattcaaatttttacaattacgaCACCACTTTTATATCAATCTAGTTcagtacaattaattaatcagtgaCGTCATCTCATTCCGAACGATCTGTTTGTTGATTTGtttgtcattattttattaatccgTCCGATTGGGGCGCccgaattaatgaaaatagaaggcgcaattaaaattcattaatcacGATTCGCAACAACGAAAATTGAATCGAAGGTTGTTTTACTTGAAACAGGTTGAATTTTGGctggtttttttttaaacgtgCGCATTGTTAAACTACTCCATTCCGTCCGTCGTCTCACCTTGACTGTCGTgctattctaaaattgttaatttacaatagtGACACAATTTTTTCGGTTTTGCAATTCAACCTACTTACTGTCGAACACACgcacttttttatttcgacTCGAGCGGAAAACGAGTtctacacaaaaatattattttgtttattttatttattactaatattgatttaaaaattgtgcatcaatactaaatttttatgctacttcaaaaataattttgtttgttgatttcaattgtttgaattaatcgttagtaaaattatttgtaggcaataatttcgttaattttgaaggcgcatccgccaaaattttaaacgacCTTTTGCTGTATTGTTTAACGCACTTTTGtagatattaaaacaaaacaaatcttataaaataacaataatatttatatgataaattaattcttgtaATATGCGGTTGTATAACGTAGACTTTATTCCATTACACCAAAAcaattctgaaaaattgtttgaaaaaacAAATCTTAACAACAATGAAGATTTCCGAGTAAAAAGGTCGCGAACCTGTTTCTATctagtgtatttttttttgtttgtacaaTGTCAATGttaattgtcttaattgtTTCTGTTTGCGGGGCGATCAAAGAAATTTATCAGCACTTGATTGATTGTAATTGaaagtgataaaattaatacgttttataataaactcttacgcaaataaataattaacactagtttaaagatttagataaattttttaaaggaaaaattgtttgaaaaacaaatgttaaaaacaatgaaaattttcaagtaaaaaGGTCCCGAACCTATTTCTATCTagtgtaaattttgtttgattttacaATGTCAATGTTAGTTGCCTGAATTGTTTCTGTTTGCGGGACGATCAAAGAAATTTATCAGCAGTCGATTAATTGTAATAGaaagtgataaaattaatacagtttataatatacttttacgtaataatttatcctactttaaagatttgaataaacacaagtcaaaaatattttataaagtaactcttcgatttttaatcaaattgatGAGAAACAGGAAgtcgaatattttaaactattatacgactccataattataatataaatatgactttgagtttgaattgaatataaaaatatttcctattttataaattgagtaTTAAGTATTAAGAATCACAGAAAATGGacctaaaaatacattttttactgGATTTTATTGAGGGcgtttctaaaaatacatttaattgacAAAACCAATTCATTACCTGACAAAAATCATCACATGgacaattagttttataaacattacgTAGAATAGgcaattttgtttctttttttaagttagactatattattgaaatatatccaaatataattttgttaccaTTGGaatgcaatttattaaaatgtattaaaaatatgtgttacAGTACTTAAACTGGATGTCACTACACAGAGTCGCCCAACATATCCAACATAAaatgtattgatttgaaatttttataccaattaCAACTTGAACTgaactacttttttaatttattttgaacaaaatttaatttccgaTTTCgcctttattgtttttaatgaaataccccatatatttttgaatttttaaattctacatgtaattaaaatggCTCTATTATGTCATATACCTAAAcctaatagtttttgagttattaaagtttttccaaaaaattagagagattgatggtctaactaaaattttatacttacgtttaattttgtgtatcttaagaaatcaataaatttacaacaaaagagaaaataataaatgtaatttttttatcattttaaagcaTAGAGACAAATGGTTTCAAAAACGGCATTTctgttgtattatttttaaatttttggtattAGTTTTATGTATAGGAAATGCTTATAGCAATCGaaaggttttttaatattcaataaaacatacaGTATTgaaagagtttgatccatctgaatcctgaaagtgACCCACTGTGGGAcagacttctactgtctctgtcgtgcgTGATATCTCTCCCTTGTTTCAGACGGGTCAAATGCTTTTCTTACTGCATATGGtttctcataaaaataataattggaagatgcataaaattaaatgaaaatgacaAACATCCCGTATAAAATTTGGCCGTATTAATAGCTCCTTATCTATGGTGtttaccaaaaataaactAGTATCAAAATTGGTCgctttacatacattttagttatatcaatatttagaaaaaaattaatgttcaaaTACTATTGGATTTAGCTATAGGACATGGTGGaatcatttcatttaaaattccatgtagaatttaaaaatttaaaaatatacagggcatatatttaaaataataaagctgA encodes the following:
- the LOC109593895 gene encoding transmembrane protein 17-like: MDWKGTVTAVSENVFPGISKKIDEELYGYEVMSNLPLQMSLYFNVIFAPLWCILIILFLNENFQLYTELYKFIIITIIVTIFAIEVLRLYLGYEGNLKDKVPELAGFWMLSVLLQFPLQMFLLLNPFFGLNVVEVVAQGLMCLLLCLQLIFGYLALKYTALQQAAYFRIMKCKNLDTFKYKVS
- the LOC109593894 gene encoding uncharacterized protein LOC109593894, translating into MNDCSHLIKISNFKNEESVSYPIIKLIGTIDQEGSPTCLVVDEYVRLTNNNTSSKRAKIINNKFKFILELQHGQNELSLTYCSKSVRFILNYQDNKSVYSVQPLYIVCQGHDGKFQAPKQENNTIESACKRILLASKLLQCVTAEKLYENNLGRKTFKLQPQCDVFQSGLNYLEARKMTGEQLWEHFGREIMNSSIGDTKKKYLAFLSCSWYNGDQYNSSLKTHDDLVRITDGYVALGGGGLALFGTACLHTWPERFEDVVDKFEDATPVDRIQFLDDSCYRGTYGACFSTTLGSVLHELYHTFNLGHTKEGIMGRGFDDIYKVFTVIEGNSSKDISKAYQNKIEFKEEFESEKLSERLKKETKKKDFSIIMKYDETDDTHLNKSCAVLLFYHRWFNTNQDESGKYKLTYDPLSKFIKSTAGIRVIEIRDQKNETVLMDWTYEGKIFKTFFTLQECPIDVCDSNFLLVVEDSHGNVLKENI